A single region of the Myripristis murdjan chromosome 3, fMyrMur1.1, whole genome shotgun sequence genome encodes:
- the dpep2 gene encoding dipeptidase 2 isoform X2 has product MPSWIFGGSGSGSFWMQFPRLVVILSSLSGLVSGFSGTDVSAHDLMSKYPLIDGHNDLALKLRILHNNRLSQINLHNVSKLATDISRLRAGHVQAQMFAAYVVCQAQNKDAVMLTLEQIDVIRRMCTEYEDLELVTSAEGLKNSSPKIACLISVEGGHSIDSSLSVLRTFYQLGVRSIALTHTCNTPWAESSSTHHKFYQRENNSLTYFGKAVVEEMNRLGMIVDLSHSSWDTAKAALKISKAPVIFSHSSSYSICNHSRNVPDQLLHALKRNRGLIMVNLYSEFIACGKEANISVVADHFDHIKRVIGAESVGIGGDYEGAANFPQGLEDVSKYPALIQELLLRNWREDELAGVLRMNFLRVFEEVERVRDELSGTLPSEVQISPQKVQNACRLDLSHLRGQLRGHQSHTPTLPRAHHGPLEPQSLLVWATVLLICSLLPLY; this is encoded by the exons ATGCCTTCTTGGATATTTGGAGGAAGTGGTTCTGGCAGCTTCTGGATGCAGTTTCCAAGACTTGTGGTGATACTCTCCAGTCTGTCTGGTTTGGTATCCGGATTCTCAGGGACAGATGTCAGCGCACATGACTTGATGTCCAAGTATCCTCTTATTGATGG TCATAATGACCTAGCTCTCAAGCTGAGGATACTTCATAACAACCGACTGAGCCAAATCAACCTGCATAATGTCAGCAAGCTGGCCACTGACATCAGCCGCCTCAGAGCAGGCCATGTTCAGGCTCAG ATGTTTGCAGCTTATGTGGTGTGTCAGGCACAAAACAAGGATGCTGTCATGCTGACCCTGGAACAGATAGATGTGATCAGACGCATGTGCACTGAGTACGAGGACCTGGAGCTGGTCACATCTGCTGAGG GGCTTAAGAATTCCAGCCCTAAGATAGCGTGTCTTATAAGTGTTGAGGGAGGCCACTCCATTGACAGCAGCCTATCAGTCCTGCGTACGTTTTACCAGCTTGGTGTTCGCTCCATTGCCCTCACCCACACCTGCAATACACCCTG GGCTGAATCCTCCTCAACTCATCACAAGTTCTATCAAAGAGAGAATAACAGCCTGACATACTTTGGTAAG GCAGTGGTGGAGGAGATGAACAGGCTGGGGATGATAGTGGACCTCTCCCACAGTTCTTGGGACACAGCCAAGGCAGCGTTGAAGATCTCCAAGGCGCCTGTTATTTTCAGCCATTCATCCTCCTATTCCATTTGTAACCACAGCCGCAACGTCCCCGACCAGCTACTGCATGCACTC AAAAGGAACCGAGGATTGATCATGGTAAATCTTTACAGTGAATTCATAGCCTGCGGGAAAGAGGCCAATATCTCAGTTGTGGCTG ACCATTTTGACCACATTAAGAGGGTGATCGGAGCTGAGTCAGTAGGAATTGGAGGTGACTATGAAGGTGCCGCAAA TTTTCCTCAGGGGTTAGAGGATGTGTCAAAGTATCCCGCCCTGATCCAGGAACTTCTGCTGAGGAACTGGCGCGAGGACGAGTTGGCTGGAGTCCTCCGAATGAACTTCCTGCGTGTGTTTGAGGAGGTGGAAAGG GTCCGTGATGAGTTGAGTGGGACCCTACCCAGTGAAGTCCAGATCTCCCCACAGAAGGTGCAGAACGCCTGCAGGCTGGACCTCAGCCATCTAAGAGGCCAACTGAGAGGACACCAGTCTCACACGCCTACCCTCCCCAGAGCCCACCATGGACCCCTAGAGCCCCAGAGTCTGCTTGTCTGGGCCACAGTTCTACTGATTTGCAGTCTGTTACCACTGTATTGA
- the slc12a4 gene encoding solute carrier family 12 member 4: MPHFTVVPVEDRAPSNYDSLEGINWVDYRDTGQGYPGHQDTVSSDGHGNHKEDSPFLNSTDATKKNDFYDKNLALFEEELDIRPKVSSLLSRLVNYTNITQGAKEHEEEESAEASLRKAPKSPNMGTLMGVYLPCLQNIFGVILFLRLTWIVGTAGIVQSLLIVLMCCSCTMLTAISMSAIATNGVVPAGGAYFMISRSLGPEFGGAVGLCFYLGTTFAAAMYILGAIEIFLKYLVPQGTMTIFHATDPHGGDSAMLNNMRVYGSLCLSLMAVVVFVGVKYVNKLASLFLACVIISIVSIYAGAIKSITHPPEFPICMLGNRTLVRDFDVCAKTVVQGNYTVPSNLSEKFCPLGNMSSAQCDEYFSQNNVTEVQGIPGLASGIIRENMWGDYLQKGEILEKAGLQSVDVHGAMENFAMYVSADIATSFTLLVGIFFPSATGIMAGSNRSGDLRDAQKSIPVGTILAITTTSLVYFSSVVLFGACIEGVVLRDKFGDAVSNNLVVGTLSWPSPWVIVIGSFFSTVGAGLQSLTGAPRLLQAIAKDNIIPFLRVFGHGKANGEPTWALLLTGLIAELGILIASLDMVAPILSMFFLMCYLFVNLACAVQTLLRTPNWRPRFKYYHWALSFLGMSMCLALMFISSWYYAIVAMGIAGMIYKYIEYQGAEKEWGDGIRGLSLSAARYALLRLEVGPPHTKNWRPQLLVLLKLDEDLHVKYPRLLTFASQLKAGKGLTIVGSVIQGNFLDSYGETQAAEQAIKNMMEIERVKGFCQVVVASKVREGIAHLIQSCGLGGMKHNTVVMGWPYGWRQSEDPRAWKTFINTVRCTTAAHLALMVPKNVSFYPSNHERFTDGNIDVWWIVHDGGMLMLLPFLLKQHKVWRKCKMRIFTVAQMDDNSIQMKKDLATFLYQLRIEAEVEVVEMHDSDISAYTYERTLMMEQRSQMLRQMRLSSAERDREAQLVKDRHSLIRMGSLYSDEEEEVAEPPPEKVQMTWTKEKCEAERRNRNNTPENFRELISLKPDQSNVRRMHTAVKLNEVIVNRSHDARLVLLNMPGPPRNTDGDENYMEFLEVLTEGLERVLLVRGGGREVITIYS; the protein is encoded by the exons ATGCCTCACTTCACAGTGGTACCAGTGGAGGACCGCGCTCCATCAAACTATGACAGTCTGGAAGGGATAAACTGGGTGGATTACAGGGACACAGGACAGGGTTACCCCGGACATCAGGACACTGTTAGTTCTGATG GACATGGGAATCATAAAGAAGACAGTCCATTTCTCAACAGCACAGATGCTACCAAGAAGAATGACTTCTATGACAAAAACCTGGCCTTGTTTGAG GAAGAGCTGGACATACGTCCCAAGGTGTCATCTCTGCTCAGCCGCTTGGTCAACTACACCAACATCACGCAGGGAGCCAAGGAgcatgaagaggaggagagcgctGAGGCCTCGCTCAGGAAGGCCCCCAAG TCTCCCAACATGGGCACCCTGATGGGAGTCTACTTGCCCTGTCTCCAGAACATCTTCGGTGTCATTCTCTTCCTCCGCCTGACGTGGATTGTCGGCACAGCTGGCATTGTGCAATCCCTCCTAATTGTCCTCATGTGCTGCTCATGT ACGATGCTCACAGCCATATCAATGAGTGCCATTGCTACTAATGGTGTTGTTCCAG CTGGAGGGGCATACTTCATGATCTCACGCTCTCTGGGCCCAGAGTTTGGAGGAGCTGTGGGCTTGTGCTTCTACTTGGGCACAACCTTTGCTGCTGCCATGTACATACTGGGAGCCATTGAAATCTTCTTG AAATACCTTGTCCCTCAGGGGACCATGACCATCTTCCATGCCACAGACCCTCATGGTGGTGACAGTGCCATGCTCAACAATATGAGAGTCTACGGTTCTCTCTGCCTCAGCCTGATGGCTGTGGTTGTCTTTGTAGGAGTCAAATATGTCAACAAGCTGGCGTCTCTCTTCCTGGCTTGTGTCATCATCTCCATTGTCTCTATCTATGCTGGGGCAATCAAATCCATAACTCACCCACCAGAATTCCC GATCTGCATGCTGGGCAACAGAACTTTGGTGAGAGATTTTGATGTGTGTGCTAAGACTGTAGTACAGGGCAATTACACCGTGCCTAGTAACCTGTCGGAGAAATTCTGTCCTCTGGGGAACATGAGCAGTGCTCAGTGTGATGAATACTTCAGCCAGAACAATGTGACAGAGGTACAAGGCATCCCTGGCCTGGCCAGTGGTATTATCAGAG AAAACATGTGGGGGGACTACCTGCAGAAAGGGGAAATCTTAGAGAAGGCGGGGCTACAATCAGTGGATGTCCATGGAGCCATGGAGAACTTTGCTATGTACGTGTCAGCGGACATTGCTACGTCGTTCACTCTTCTGGTGGGGATTTTCTTCCCATCTGCTACAG GCATAATGGCAGGCTCCAACAGATCTGGTGATCTCCGAGATGCTCAGAAGTCTATCCCAGTGGGAACTATCTTGGCTATTACCACAACTTCTCTTGTTT ATTTCAGTTCTGTGGTTCTGTTTGGAGCTTGTATTGAAGGGGTAGTCCTGAGGGACAA GTTTGGAGATGCAGTCAGTAATAACCTGGTGGTGGGAACTCTCTCCTGGCCCTCACCTTGGGTTATTGTCATTGGCTCCTTCTTCTCCACGGTGGGCGCAGGTCTACAATCCCTCACGGGGGCTCCACGGCTCCTACAGGCTATTGCAAAGGACAACATCATTCCATTTCTCAGG GTGTTTGGTCATGGTAAGGCCAATGGAGAGCCCACATGGGCCCTGCTTCTGACTGGTCTCATAGCTGAGCTCGGTATACTTATTGCCTCACTGGATATGGTGGCACCGATACTCTCAAT GTTCTTCTTGATGTGCTATCTCTTTGTGAACTTAGCCTGTGCAGTGCAGACTCTGTTACGCACACCCAACTGGAGGCCAAGGTTTAAATATTACCACTG GGCTCTGTCCTTCCTGGGCATGAGTATGTGTCTTGCACTAATGTTCATTTCCTCCTGGTACTACGCTATTGTGGCCATGGGAATTGCTGGGATGATCTACAAGTACATAGAGTACCAGGG AGCAGAAAAGGAGTGGGGAGACGGAATAAGAGGCTTGTCCTTAAGTGCTGCACGTTACGCTCTGCTAAGACTTGAGGTTGGACCCCCGCACACCAAGAACTGGAG ACCTCAGCTGTTGGTGCTGTTGAAGCTGGATGAAGACCTCCATGTGAAATATCCCCGCCTGCTCACCTTTGCCTCACAGCTGAAGGCAGGGAAGGGTCTGACCATAGTGGGCTCTGTCATCCAGGGCAACTTCCTGGACAGTTATGGGGAGACACAAGCAGCTGAACAG GCCATTAAGAACATGATGGAAATTGAGCGGGTGAAAGGTTTCTGCCAGGTTGTGGTGGCATCTAAGGTACGGGAGGGCATTGCCCATCTAATCCAGTCCTGTGGCCTGGGTGGCATGAAGCACAACACAGTGGTGATGGGCTGGCCGTATGGCTGGAGACAGAGTGAGGACCCACGTGCATGGAAGACTTTTATCA ACACAGTACGCTGTACCACAGCTGCCCACCTGGCCTTAATGGTGCCCAAAAACGTGTCCTTCTACCCCAGTAACCATGAACGCTTCACAGACGGCAACATCGATGTGTGGTGGATCGTCCATGATGGGGGAATGCTAATGCTCCTGCCTTTCCTGCTCAAACAGCATAAA GTTTGGAGGAAATGCAAGATGCGCATCTTCACTGTGGCCCAAATGGATGATAACAGCATTCAGATGAAGAAGGATCTGGCAACATTTCTATACCAGCTGAGGATAGAGGCCGAGGTGGAAGTGGTGGAGATG CATGACAGTGACATCTCGGCATACACCTATGAGCGGACCTTAATGATGGAGCAGAGGTCCCAGATGTTGAGGCAAATGCGGCTGTCCAGcgctgagagagacagggag GCCCAGCTTGTAAAGGACCGGCACTCCTTGATACGCATGGGTAGTTTATACtctgatgaggaagaggaggtggcagAACCTCCTCCAGAGAAGGTACAGATGACCTGGACCAAGGAGAAGTGTGAAGctgagaggaggaacaggaatAACACACCGGAGAACTTCAGAGAACTCATCAGCCTCAAACC GGACCAGTCCAATGTGCGGCGAATGCACACAGCCGTAAAGCTGAATGAGGTAATAGTCAACAGGTCCCATGATGCTCGGTTAGTTTTGCTCAACATGCCAGGGCCACCCCGGAACACAGATGGAGATGAAAACT ATATGGAGTTTCTGGAGGTTTTGACCGAAGGATTGGAGAGAGTGCTGCTAGTGAGAGGGGGAGGTCGGGAGGTCATCACAATCTACTCTTGA
- the dpep2 gene encoding dipeptidase 2 isoform X1 translates to MPSWIFGGSGSGSFWMQFPRLVVILSSLSGLVSGFSGTDVSAHDLMSKYPLIDGHNDLALKLRILHNNRLSQINLHNVSKLATDISRLRAGHVQAQMFAAYVVCQAQNKDAVMLTLEQIDVIRRMCTEYEDLELVTSAEGLKNSSPKIACLISVEGGHSIDSSLSVLRTFYQLGVRSIALTHTCNTPWAESSSTHHKFYQRENNSLTYFGKLFQSNTLLMNQAVVEEMNRLGMIVDLSHSSWDTAKAALKISKAPVIFSHSSSYSICNHSRNVPDQLLHALKRNRGLIMVNLYSEFIACGKEANISVVADHFDHIKRVIGAESVGIGGDYEGAANFPQGLEDVSKYPALIQELLLRNWREDELAGVLRMNFLRVFEEVERVRDELSGTLPSEVQISPQKVQNACRLDLSHLRGQLRGHQSHTPTLPRAHHGPLEPQSLLVWATVLLICSLLPLY, encoded by the exons ATGCCTTCTTGGATATTTGGAGGAAGTGGTTCTGGCAGCTTCTGGATGCAGTTTCCAAGACTTGTGGTGATACTCTCCAGTCTGTCTGGTTTGGTATCCGGATTCTCAGGGACAGATGTCAGCGCACATGACTTGATGTCCAAGTATCCTCTTATTGATGG TCATAATGACCTAGCTCTCAAGCTGAGGATACTTCATAACAACCGACTGAGCCAAATCAACCTGCATAATGTCAGCAAGCTGGCCACTGACATCAGCCGCCTCAGAGCAGGCCATGTTCAGGCTCAG ATGTTTGCAGCTTATGTGGTGTGTCAGGCACAAAACAAGGATGCTGTCATGCTGACCCTGGAACAGATAGATGTGATCAGACGCATGTGCACTGAGTACGAGGACCTGGAGCTGGTCACATCTGCTGAGG GGCTTAAGAATTCCAGCCCTAAGATAGCGTGTCTTATAAGTGTTGAGGGAGGCCACTCCATTGACAGCAGCCTATCAGTCCTGCGTACGTTTTACCAGCTTGGTGTTCGCTCCATTGCCCTCACCCACACCTGCAATACACCCTG GGCTGAATCCTCCTCAACTCATCACAAGTTCTATCAAAGAGAGAATAACAGCCTGACATACTTTGGTAAG CTCTTCCAATCAAATACTCTTCTGATGAATCAG GCAGTGGTGGAGGAGATGAACAGGCTGGGGATGATAGTGGACCTCTCCCACAGTTCTTGGGACACAGCCAAGGCAGCGTTGAAGATCTCCAAGGCGCCTGTTATTTTCAGCCATTCATCCTCCTATTCCATTTGTAACCACAGCCGCAACGTCCCCGACCAGCTACTGCATGCACTC AAAAGGAACCGAGGATTGATCATGGTAAATCTTTACAGTGAATTCATAGCCTGCGGGAAAGAGGCCAATATCTCAGTTGTGGCTG ACCATTTTGACCACATTAAGAGGGTGATCGGAGCTGAGTCAGTAGGAATTGGAGGTGACTATGAAGGTGCCGCAAA TTTTCCTCAGGGGTTAGAGGATGTGTCAAAGTATCCCGCCCTGATCCAGGAACTTCTGCTGAGGAACTGGCGCGAGGACGAGTTGGCTGGAGTCCTCCGAATGAACTTCCTGCGTGTGTTTGAGGAGGTGGAAAGG GTCCGTGATGAGTTGAGTGGGACCCTACCCAGTGAAGTCCAGATCTCCCCACAGAAGGTGCAGAACGCCTGCAGGCTGGACCTCAGCCATCTAAGAGGCCAACTGAGAGGACACCAGTCTCACACGCCTACCCTCCCCAGAGCCCACCATGGACCCCTAGAGCCCCAGAGTCTGCTTGTCTGGGCCACAGTTCTACTGATTTGCAGTCTGTTACCACTGTATTGA